In the Nitrososphaerota archaeon genome, one interval contains:
- a CDS encoding MoaD/ThiS family protein, giving the protein MLVQFHGWLIQYFGKEKIEIEINRMKLREFLEFIDKDKKELLKSINKQVFIAVNHEVVYDLEKELNNNDFISIFPIGSGG; this is encoded by the coding sequence TTGTTAGTTCAATTTCATGGATGGTTAATTCAATATTTTGGAAAAGAAAAAATTGAAATAGAAATTAATAGAATGAAATTAAGAGAATTTTTAGAATTTATTGATAAAGATAAAAAAGAACTTTTAAAAAGTATTAATAAACAAGTTTTTATAGCTGTAAATCATGAAGTTGTATATGATTTAGAAAAAGAATTAAATAATAATGATTTTATTTCTATTTTTCCAATAGGTTCAGGTGGATAA
- the guaA gene encoding glutamine-hydrolyzing GMP synthase has translation MVFDPNKFINKKILEIKQLIGEEKAIVACSGGVDSTTCAFLAKKAINEKLLAIYIDDGFRRLNEPEKVLSLLEKLKIKTRLIDAKEDFFKALKGITDPEEKRKIFRKVFYETLGKATKEEGAKFLIQGTIAADIIETVKGIKTQHNVLEQLGINPEEFGFKIIEPLKELYKPQVRMIAKALKLPKEIVYKMPFPGPGLMIRVLGEVTPEKVEIVRKATDIVEKETRKIKSFQSFAVLLNDKATGIINGKRNYGYIIVIRIVSSKDAITAKSLNISYNLLKRISKKIFEEIPEVSRCLYDITDKPPATIEFE, from the coding sequence ATGGTATTTGATCCAAATAAATTCATAAATAAAAAAATTCTTGAAATTAAACAATTAATTGGAGAAGAAAAAGCTATAGTTGCATGCTCAGGAGGAGTAGATAGTACAACTTGTGCATTTCTTGCAAAAAAAGCTATTAATGAAAAACTTTTAGCTATATACATAGATGATGGATTTAGAAGATTAAATGAACCTGAAAAAGTTTTGTCTCTTCTAGAAAAATTAAAAATAAAAACGAGATTAATAGATGCTAAAGAAGATTTCTTTAAAGCTCTTAAAGGAATAACAGATCCCGAAGAAAAAAGAAAAATTTTTAGAAAAGTTTTTTATGAAACACTTGGGAAAGCAACAAAAGAAGAAGGGGCGAAATTTCTTATTCAAGGAACTATTGCTGCTGATATTATTGAAACAGTAAAAGGCATAAAAACTCAACATAATGTTCTTGAACAATTAGGAATTAATCCAGAAGAATTTGGATTTAAAATTATTGAACCTTTAAAAGAATTGTATAAGCCACAAGTTAGAATGATTGCTAAGGCTTTAAAACTTCCTAAAGAAATTGTTTATAAAATGCCTTTTCCAGGACCAGGATTAATGATTAGAGTTTTAGGTGAAGTTACTCCTGAAAAAGTAGAAATAGTTAGAAAAGCAACAGATATAGTAGAAAAAGAAACAAGAAAAATCAAATCTTTTCAAAGTTTTGCAGTATTATTAAATGATAAAGCAACAGGTATTATAAATGGTAAAAGAAATTATGGATATATAATAGTTATTAGAATTGTTTCTTCTAAAGATGCTATTACTGCCAAATCATTAAATATTTCATATAATCTTCTTAAAAGAATTTCTAAAAAGATATTTGAAGAAATACCCGAAGTAAGTAGATGTTTATATGATATAACAGATAAACCTCCTGCAACAATCGAATTTGAATAA